In Spartinivicinus poritis, the following proteins share a genomic window:
- a CDS encoding ammonium transporter — translation METLQDTSNTILQLSYALDTFYFLMCGALVMWMAAGFAMLEAGLVRAKNTVEILTKNIALFAVACTMFLLCGYSIMYPGQGEGEIIPYLGFLLGSENELSSVLKGGEDAPYYSTRSDFFFQVVFVATAMSIVSGAVAERMKLWSFLLFATVLTGFIYPVQGYWKWGGGFLDAKGFLDFAGSGVVHMCGAAAALAGVLLLGPRKGKYTAKGQANAIPGANLPLATLGTFILWLGWFGFNGGSQLKLADVENANAVAQIFVNTNAAAAGGVIAALIIARLLFGKADLTMALNGALAGLVSITAEPLTPSAFAATFIGGVGGGLVVFAIILLDKLKIDDPVGAISVHGICGIWGLLAVPLTNSEASLWPQLLGIVMIFGWVFITSLILWYVIKLLVGIRITEEEEFAGTDLVECGMEAYPEFTSTKA, via the coding sequence ATGGAAACGTTACAAGATACATCTAATACTATTTTACAACTGTCTTATGCACTAGACACCTTTTACTTTTTAATGTGTGGGGCGTTAGTCATGTGGATGGCTGCAGGTTTTGCTATGTTAGAAGCGGGCTTGGTGAGAGCGAAAAACACAGTTGAAATCCTTACTAAAAATATTGCCTTATTTGCTGTTGCTTGCACCATGTTTTTATTATGTGGGTATAGCATTATGTATCCAGGTCAAGGGGAAGGTGAGATTATCCCTTATCTGGGCTTTTTGTTAGGCTCAGAAAATGAGTTATCCTCTGTACTAAAAGGTGGAGAAGATGCACCTTACTACTCAACTCGTTCAGACTTTTTCTTTCAAGTAGTCTTTGTTGCAACGGCTATGTCTATTGTCTCAGGCGCTGTAGCAGAGCGAATGAAACTCTGGTCATTTTTATTATTTGCTACTGTTTTAACTGGTTTTATTTATCCAGTACAAGGCTACTGGAAATGGGGTGGTGGATTTTTAGATGCAAAAGGGTTTTTAGATTTTGCAGGATCAGGTGTTGTACACATGTGTGGAGCAGCAGCGGCATTGGCGGGGGTATTATTATTAGGCCCAAGAAAAGGCAAATATACGGCTAAAGGTCAGGCTAATGCGATACCAGGCGCTAACTTACCGCTAGCAACGTTAGGTACTTTTATTTTGTGGTTAGGCTGGTTTGGCTTTAATGGAGGCTCTCAGCTTAAACTTGCAGATGTTGAAAATGCTAATGCAGTGGCGCAAATTTTTGTTAATACAAATGCAGCTGCTGCTGGGGGGGTGATAGCAGCCCTGATAATTGCTAGGCTGTTATTCGGTAAAGCAGACTTAACCATGGCATTAAATGGTGCGTTGGCTGGGTTAGTCTCGATTACTGCTGAACCGCTTACACCCAGTGCATTTGCTGCTACATTTATTGGCGGTGTAGGGGGTGGGTTGGTAGTATTTGCTATCATTTTATTAGATAAACTAAAAATTGATGATCCCGTTGGTGCTATTTCTGTCCATGGTATTTGTGGTATTTGGGGGTTATTAGCGGTACCTCTCACTAATAGTGAAGCAAGCCTGTGGCCGCAACTATTGGGTATTGTCATGATATTTGGCTGGGTATTTATTACAAGCTTGATCCTTTGGTATGTTATTAAGTTACTCGTTGGTATTAGAATCACAGAGGAAGAAGAGTTTGCTGGTACAGACTTGGTAGAGTGCGGTATGGAAGCTTATCCAGAATTTACCTCAACAAAAGCTTAA
- the glnK gene encoding P-II family nitrogen regulator, whose protein sequence is MKLVSAIIKPFKLDDVRESLSEIGVQGITVTEVKGFGRQKGHTELYRGAEYVVDFLPKVKIEIAISDELVDPVIEAISKAANTGKIGDGKIFITPLEQAIRIRTGETGTEAI, encoded by the coding sequence ATGAAATTAGTATCAGCCATTATCAAGCCCTTTAAATTAGATGATGTGAGGGAGTCACTCTCTGAAATCGGAGTGCAGGGAATTACTGTAACAGAAGTGAAAGGATTTGGACGTCAAAAAGGCCATACAGAACTTTATCGAGGAGCCGAGTATGTTGTAGATTTTTTACCCAAAGTAAAAATCGAAATTGCTATTTCTGATGAGTTGGTTGACCCAGTGATTGAGGCAATTAGTAAAGCGGCTAACACAGGAAAAATTGGCGACGGTAAGATCTTTATTACCCCTCTGGAACAGGCCATACGCATTCGTACGGGTGAAACCGGAACGGAAGCTATTTAA
- a CDS encoding accessory factor UbiK family protein — translation MINKAFIQSLSEQIGQSITNKAQSLLQGDKSQIQTELESHVKLLLQSTFNKLDLVTRDEFDTQAAVLHRTREKLELLTKQVALMEQALASAKSESEDKAQSTNEGVKDKTL, via the coding sequence ATGATAAATAAAGCTTTTATCCAATCCCTAAGCGAACAAATTGGTCAAAGTATCACCAACAAAGCACAAAGCCTTCTACAGGGTGACAAGTCTCAAATACAAACCGAGCTTGAAAGCCATGTTAAACTGCTACTGCAGTCTACGTTTAATAAGCTGGACTTAGTTACTCGCGATGAATTTGATACCCAGGCTGCTGTTTTACATCGCACCCGAGAAAAGCTGGAGTTGCTCACAAAACAAGTTGCCTTAATGGAGCAGGCTCTAGCATCAGCTAAATCAGAGTCAGAAGATAAAGCGCAATCAACTAACGAAGGAGTTAAAGACAAAACCTTGTAA
- a CDS encoding YifB family Mg chelatase-like AAA ATPase → MSLAVVYTRAQVGIYSPLVTVETHLANGLPGFSIVGLPEAAVKESKDRVRSALQNANFEFPTKRITVNLAPADLPKEGGRYDLAIAIGILAASGQIATEQLANYEFLGELALSGELRSVKGALTSAIACQNAHRHLVVPSGISSQEASLVESLTVYEADNILSVCGHFNQSTPLKQATHKAEYNKITTTMPDLCEVKGQMHAKRALEIAAAGGHNLLFFGPPGSGKTMLASRLPSILPPLTTNQALATQAVYSIAGKPVNLAQWGQRPFRAPHHTASAVALVGGGSHPKPGEISLAHHGVLFLDELPEFSRKVLEVLREPLESGEIVISRASHQITYPAAQFQLIAAMNPCPCGYLGDSQHNCYCTAEQVRRYRNKLSGPLLDRIDMHVEVSAMPQTLLTQPLPQLKTEASAQVKKRVEQAQQQQLTRQQKTNQGLSTIELETHCQLTKATRQWLSQVIQKLKLSARAYHRVLKVARTIADLEQQNQISQKHLMEAISYRKLDRGA, encoded by the coding sequence ATGTCTCTTGCAGTAGTTTATACACGCGCCCAAGTGGGAATTTATTCACCTCTTGTTACTGTCGAAACCCATCTGGCTAATGGCTTGCCTGGTTTTTCAATAGTTGGTTTACCAGAAGCCGCTGTTAAAGAAAGTAAAGACCGGGTAAGAAGCGCACTACAAAATGCTAACTTTGAGTTCCCAACTAAACGGATAACCGTCAATCTGGCACCAGCTGATTTACCAAAGGAAGGTGGCCGCTACGATTTAGCTATTGCCATTGGGATTCTGGCTGCTTCTGGCCAAATTGCTACTGAACAATTAGCAAACTATGAGTTTCTTGGTGAGTTAGCCTTATCTGGTGAGCTTAGAAGTGTAAAAGGAGCGCTGACTTCGGCTATTGCCTGTCAAAACGCTCACCGCCATTTAGTAGTCCCCTCCGGCATTAGTAGCCAAGAAGCTAGCTTAGTTGAAAGCTTAACAGTGTATGAAGCAGACAATATTTTGTCTGTTTGCGGTCACTTCAATCAATCAACACCTCTAAAGCAAGCCACTCACAAAGCTGAGTACAATAAAATCACCACCACAATGCCTGATCTTTGTGAAGTAAAAGGACAAATGCACGCAAAACGAGCATTAGAAATAGCCGCAGCAGGCGGTCATAACCTGCTGTTTTTTGGTCCACCTGGCTCAGGTAAAACCATGCTAGCCAGCCGTTTACCTTCAATCTTGCCACCACTAACAACCAACCAGGCTCTTGCTACCCAAGCCGTTTATTCGATTGCAGGAAAACCCGTTAATCTTGCTCAATGGGGGCAGAGGCCTTTTCGTGCACCTCATCATACCGCTTCTGCCGTAGCGTTGGTTGGTGGTGGTAGCCATCCCAAGCCAGGAGAAATTTCGCTAGCTCACCATGGTGTTTTGTTTTTAGATGAACTGCCTGAGTTCAGTCGAAAAGTATTGGAAGTATTACGTGAACCATTAGAGTCAGGCGAAATCGTTATTTCTCGGGCATCTCATCAGATTACTTACCCTGCTGCTCAGTTCCAGTTGATAGCAGCGATGAACCCCTGTCCTTGTGGCTATCTTGGCGATAGCCAACACAACTGTTATTGCACTGCAGAGCAAGTACGGCGTTATCGCAATAAATTATCTGGCCCCCTGTTAGATCGTATTGATATGCACGTTGAAGTTTCAGCTATGCCACAAACTTTATTAACTCAACCGTTGCCTCAACTGAAAACAGAAGCGTCTGCTCAAGTAAAAAAGCGTGTCGAACAAGCTCAACAACAGCAATTAACAAGACAGCAAAAAACTAACCAAGGGCTATCCACTATCGAGCTAGAAACCCACTGTCAATTAACCAAAGCTACTCGCCAATGGTTAAGCCAGGTGATTCAAAAGTTAAAATTATCAGCTAGAGCTTATCATCGAGTATTAAAAGTTGCCCGAACCATTGCCGATCTTGAACAGCAAAACCAAATTAGTCAAAAACATTTAATGGAAGCTATCAGCTATCGCAAATTAGATCGAGGGGCTTAG
- a CDS encoding putative bifunctional diguanylate cyclase/phosphodiesterase, whose product MWRVVRQLRRRKVKILLVGEQPDLFRHLVTLLPSWQHNEPRWQWSHCQSIDELSRSLNYLEPDLVLINYENYERVVAELNDSHPPIVLLCEEATCYQLKQSAIIPPVDFIPYSRLNDDEFIRRTLRYNLEQTKSRRDIKGLTCYDRLTGIANRAWFQETLSEELALLTSDSLLGVILVDLDGFSKVNQTLGHQAGDSLIWQVAERLKQVYSDSGSYIARVNGDEFGLIIPDVNHQAQLILQTKQTLQALADPFFVAGHQVLIGCSIGLACCPVAGSTVDEVLTHAHIALSKAKKQLGNHYVIYEPGLKVDVSDGLLMEAELRQALRRNELQLLYQPRVDSQTGRVSSVEGLLRWHHPQRGLLMPADFIPLAERTNLIVPIGYWVINQACHDINLLDKWGIGDLHVAINLSFQQFKDAKLLATVSHIIKKHQVRPHLLEFELTETAMLQEQADVAAKMKALQQLGINFALDDFGTGFSSFSHIQGLPINTIKIDRSFVKNMLINRGDQVIVGAIIELAHNLSLTVVAEGVETCAQAEWLKMAGCDEMQGFLLSQPLNVEELCQRLVEEQAVRAY is encoded by the coding sequence ATGTGGCGGGTGGTCAGGCAGTTAAGAAGACGTAAAGTCAAAATCTTACTAGTAGGTGAACAGCCTGACCTGTTTCGGCATCTGGTTACACTACTGCCTAGTTGGCAACACAATGAGCCCCGTTGGCAGTGGAGTCACTGCCAGTCAATTGATGAACTTTCACGATCACTTAATTATTTAGAACCGGATTTAGTTCTGATCAACTACGAAAACTATGAACGTGTTGTTGCTGAGCTAAATGATAGTCATCCACCCATTGTATTATTGTGCGAAGAGGCTACTTGTTATCAACTGAAACAAAGCGCAATAATCCCGCCAGTCGATTTTATTCCCTATTCGCGTCTCAATGATGATGAGTTTATTAGACGAACACTCCGCTATAACTTAGAACAAACTAAAAGCAGGCGAGATATCAAAGGGCTGACTTGCTATGACCGGCTAACGGGCATTGCCAATCGGGCCTGGTTTCAAGAAACCCTGTCTGAAGAGTTGGCGCTGTTAACCAGCGATTCACTGCTGGGTGTAATACTAGTGGATCTTGATGGCTTTAGTAAGGTGAATCAAACCTTAGGACATCAGGCAGGAGACAGTTTGATCTGGCAAGTAGCAGAACGGTTGAAGCAGGTATACAGCGATAGTGGAAGCTACATTGCCCGGGTAAATGGTGATGAATTTGGGCTGATAATCCCAGATGTGAATCATCAGGCCCAGTTGATCTTGCAAACCAAACAGACCTTGCAAGCATTGGCAGACCCTTTTTTTGTTGCCGGCCATCAAGTGCTAATTGGTTGTAGTATAGGTTTAGCTTGCTGCCCGGTTGCGGGGAGTACCGTAGATGAAGTACTCACACATGCCCATATCGCGCTTTCTAAAGCAAAAAAGCAATTGGGTAATCACTATGTAATCTATGAGCCAGGCTTAAAAGTAGATGTAAGTGATGGCCTGCTAATGGAGGCTGAGCTACGCCAAGCGTTACGCCGCAATGAACTGCAACTTTTATATCAACCCCGCGTAGACAGTCAGACGGGCCGGGTTTCATCTGTTGAAGGACTGCTCAGATGGCATCACCCTCAACGGGGGTTATTGATGCCTGCTGACTTTATTCCGCTGGCGGAACGTACCAACTTAATAGTACCAATTGGCTATTGGGTGATTAACCAGGCTTGTCATGATATAAATTTGCTAGATAAATGGGGGATAGGTGATTTACATGTGGCCATTAACTTGTCATTCCAACAGTTTAAAGATGCCAAACTATTAGCAACTGTCTCTCATATTATTAAAAAACATCAGGTTAGACCTCATTTGCTGGAGTTTGAGTTGACAGAGACTGCTATGTTGCAGGAACAAGCTGATGTGGCCGCCAAGATGAAAGCACTGCAGCAGTTAGGGATTAACTTTGCATTGGATGATTTTGGTACGGGTTTTTCTTCTTTTAGCCATATTCAAGGGCTGCCTATTAATACTATAAAAATAGACCGTAGCTTTGTTAAAAATATGCTGATTAACCGCGGTGATCAGGTAATAGTTGGGGCTATTATCGAGTTGGCTCATAACCTTAGCCTAACTGTTGTTGCAGAAGGGGTAGAAACCTGCGCGCAAGCAGAGTGGCTAAAAATGGCTGGTTGCGATGAAATGCAAGGTTTTTTATTAAGCCAGCCTTTAAACGTAGAAGAGCTGTGCCAGCGCTTGGTAGAAGAGCAAGCGGTTAGAGCATATTAA
- the rep gene encoding DNA helicase Rep, translated as MRQLNPRQAEAVRYIDSPLLVLAGAGSGKTSVITTKIAYLIETCGIKARHIYAVTFTNKAAREMKERVSQLVKGKEARGLTVSTFHNLGLNIIRREHKALSLKPGFSLFDDLDSRQLITELKAQYEVLAEEAADYLQHHISNWKNDMLLPSECLSHAENPKEQAIAYLYQDYDRTLKAYNAVDFDDLILLPVLLFQKNPEILEKWQNKVRYLLVDEYQDTNSSQYLLVRLLVGSRAQFTVVGDDDQSIYAWRGARPENLVKLKEDFPSLHVIKLEQNYRSTARILTAANTLIANNPHVFEKKLWSELGLGDELRVIRCKNEEVEAERVAVEIITHKIKFDTHYKDYAILYRGNFQSKLLELKLQHHQIPYHITGGTSFFSRAEVKDIMAYLRLIINPDDDNAFLRVINVPKREIGAATLEKLGTYANQRHISLYAASQEFGLSQFLNEKALDKLKRFTLWIDRITQKCHQEDPVATIKEMIYDMDYDNWLRQNSSSEKIASRRLENVWFLVESLAKTIETADPDEPITIKEAIAKLVLRDMLERQEEEDDHDRVQLLTLHASKGLEFPHVFLIGMEEDLLPHRTSIEEDNIEEERRLAYVGITRARKSLTMTLAGKRKQYGEIVETTPSRFLDEIPQEDLTRIGFGEETTQEEKKVTGNDALGSIRGLINR; from the coding sequence GTGAGACAATTAAACCCAAGACAAGCGGAGGCAGTGCGCTACATTGATTCCCCCTTATTGGTATTAGCAGGGGCAGGCAGTGGTAAGACCAGTGTAATTACAACCAAGATTGCATACCTGATTGAAACTTGTGGGATTAAAGCTCGCCATATCTATGCAGTTACTTTCACCAATAAAGCTGCGCGAGAAATGAAAGAACGGGTCAGTCAGCTGGTTAAAGGCAAAGAAGCTAGGGGACTAACGGTATCAACGTTCCATAACTTGGGTTTAAATATTATTCGTCGAGAACATAAAGCGCTCAGCTTAAAGCCCGGCTTTTCATTATTTGATGACTTGGATTCACGCCAATTAATAACAGAATTGAAGGCACAATATGAGGTATTAGCAGAAGAAGCAGCGGATTATCTGCAACATCATATATCCAACTGGAAAAATGATATGCTATTACCAAGTGAATGCCTTTCTCATGCAGAAAACCCTAAAGAACAAGCAATTGCCTATTTATACCAAGATTATGACCGAACGCTTAAAGCTTATAATGCCGTCGATTTTGATGATTTGATTTTATTGCCTGTACTCCTGTTTCAGAAAAACCCAGAAATCCTGGAAAAATGGCAAAATAAAGTTCGCTATTTACTCGTAGACGAGTACCAGGATACCAACTCCAGCCAGTATTTATTAGTTAGATTACTTGTTGGTAGCCGTGCCCAGTTTACTGTGGTGGGTGATGACGATCAGTCTATTTATGCCTGGCGAGGTGCTCGTCCAGAAAACCTAGTCAAGCTGAAAGAAGACTTCCCATCACTGCACGTAATTAAACTGGAACAAAACTATCGCTCCACTGCTCGTATATTAACCGCTGCCAATACTTTAATTGCTAATAACCCTCATGTATTTGAAAAAAAGTTATGGAGTGAATTAGGTTTAGGTGATGAGCTACGTGTTATTCGCTGCAAAAACGAAGAAGTAGAAGCAGAACGTGTTGCCGTTGAAATCATTACCCATAAAATAAAGTTCGACACCCATTATAAAGATTATGCCATCCTGTACCGAGGTAATTTCCAATCCAAATTATTGGAATTAAAGTTACAACATCATCAAATTCCCTATCACATTACCGGAGGCACCTCATTTTTTAGCCGTGCCGAAGTAAAAGACATAATGGCCTATTTACGGCTGATTATTAACCCAGATGATGATAACGCTTTTTTACGGGTAATTAATGTACCTAAACGGGAAATAGGCGCAGCCACTTTGGAAAAACTGGGTACATATGCCAACCAACGACATATTAGTTTATATGCAGCCAGCCAGGAATTTGGCCTAAGCCAGTTTTTGAATGAAAAAGCTTTAGACAAACTAAAACGTTTTACTCTCTGGATTGATCGCATTACTCAAAAATGCCACCAGGAAGATCCTGTGGCAACCATAAAAGAAATGATTTATGACATGGACTATGACAACTGGCTGAGACAAAACAGCAGTAGCGAAAAGATTGCCAGCCGCCGCTTGGAAAATGTTTGGTTTTTAGTGGAATCTTTAGCTAAAACCATCGAAACTGCCGACCCTGATGAACCAATAACAATTAAAGAAGCCATTGCCAAATTAGTGCTTAGAGATATGCTCGAACGACAGGAGGAAGAAGACGACCATGACCGCGTGCAATTATTAACTTTACATGCATCCAAAGGGCTGGAATTCCCCCATGTATTTCTGATTGGTATGGAAGAAGATTTATTACCCCACCGCACCAGTATTGAAGAAGACAATATTGAAGAAGAACGACGCCTAGCCTATGTCGGTATTACTCGCGCCAGGAAATCATTAACCATGACCTTGGCTGGTAAACGAAAGCAATATGGCGAAATAGTCGAAACCACTCCCAGTCGATTTCTAGACGAAATTCCTCAAGAAGATTTAACCCGCATAGGCTTTGGTGAAGAAACCACCCAAGAAGAAAAGAAAGTCACTGGTAACGATGCACTAGGGAGTATTAGAGGGTTAATTAATCGGTAA
- a CDS encoding DUF2845 domain-containing protein: MKKYIIFSFLMIVALDSYAMRCGSKLVLEGYSKSKVLKLCGKPQSKHTYSEKVIEKKEDGTRKVFHTEKEVWLYKGVGGRKPREVIFDGDKVNAIKVAN, translated from the coding sequence ATGAAGAAGTATATTATATTTTCTTTTTTAATGATTGTTGCACTTGATAGTTATGCAATGAGGTGTGGAAGTAAGCTCGTATTAGAAGGATATTCAAAAAGTAAGGTATTAAAGCTTTGTGGTAAGCCTCAATCTAAACATACTTACAGTGAAAAAGTAATAGAAAAAAAAGAAGATGGTACTAGAAAAGTGTTTCACACAGAAAAGGAAGTATGGCTGTATAAAGGTGTTGGCGGCCGAAAACCAAGAGAAGTGATTTTTGATGGAGATAAGGTAAACGCCATAAAAGTTGCTAATTAA
- a CDS encoding PhzF family phenazine biosynthesis protein yields the protein MLIDVAVLNAFTYQKTGGNPAGVVLDAHQLSAPQMQQIATQVGLSETVFILPSTQGDFTTRFFTPTDEVNYCGHATLAAFSLIYQQKIIQPGRFLQEINNQQLLAITVEDDGQIIMTQQRPQFLTQFQASEVAPLLNLPVELLSETNLPIQAISTGLVDVFVPIPEGFLDHITQNEAAVTEFSTKHDFVGLHLFELPTKLTSFSARCRNFAPRFGIPEESATGSSSGALACYLSTYVDQAKTDFLFEQGKAMQCCSSLSATLRKSGTEIVEVQVGGYGSQPKRVQVNI from the coding sequence ATGCTTATTGATGTTGCAGTTTTAAATGCATTCACTTATCAAAAAACTGGCGGAAATCCAGCAGGAGTGGTGCTGGATGCCCATCAACTGTCAGCCCCCCAAATGCAACAGATAGCAACACAGGTAGGGTTATCCGAAACTGTTTTTATTCTCCCTTCAACACAGGGAGACTTTACCACACGCTTCTTTACCCCAACCGATGAAGTGAACTACTGTGGTCATGCAACTCTGGCTGCGTTTTCTTTGATCTACCAGCAGAAAATCATTCAGCCAGGGCGCTTCCTGCAAGAAATTAACAATCAACAACTATTAGCTATTACCGTTGAAGATGATGGCCAAATAATCATGACTCAACAGCGCCCTCAGTTCTTAACTCAATTTCAAGCAAGTGAGGTTGCACCACTACTTAACCTGCCAGTTGAGCTGCTCTCTGAAACAAATCTCCCAATCCAAGCAATATCCACTGGGCTTGTTGATGTATTTGTGCCCATTCCAGAAGGCTTTCTTGACCATATTACTCAGAATGAAGCTGCAGTTACTGAATTTTCGACTAAGCATGACTTTGTTGGTTTACATTTATTTGAGCTTCCCACAAAGCTTACTTCTTTTTCAGCCCGCTGCCGTAATTTTGCCCCAAGATTTGGCATTCCTGAAGAGTCAGCAACTGGCAGCTCGTCTGGCGCATTAGCTTGCTATTTATCTACCTATGTTGACCAAGCAAAAACTGATTTTTTATTTGAACAAGGAAAGGCTATGCAGTGCTGCTCTAGTTTAAGTGCAACACTACGCAAATCTGGGACAGAGATAGTAGAGGTACAAGTAGGTGGTTATGGGAGCCAACCTAAACGAGTTCAAGTGAATATCTAA
- a CDS encoding Lrp/AsnC family transcriptional regulator — translation MAQTLKYSLLGMNILDKFDQLIIEALSKDARQPVAAIAEQVNLSRSAVSERIKKLEQNGTIKGYQVLLRESEKDHVAALIEIQYFGAKCEEVVIPVITRFPEVKQCFAVSGDTDLIIYVRAENMQKIMQLYEALNEIEGVTKIKTHVVMNEWINRLGA, via the coding sequence ATGGCACAAACTCTGAAATACAGCCTGTTAGGTATGAATATCTTGGATAAGTTTGACCAGTTAATCATCGAAGCTCTCAGCAAAGATGCGCGTCAGCCAGTTGCGGCTATCGCTGAGCAAGTAAATCTGTCTCGCTCTGCTGTGTCTGAACGAATAAAAAAGCTTGAGCAAAATGGTACGATCAAGGGGTATCAGGTTTTACTTCGTGAGTCAGAGAAAGACCATGTGGCAGCACTTATAGAGATTCAGTACTTCGGCGCGAAATGTGAAGAAGTGGTAATACCTGTCATTACACGTTTTCCTGAAGTGAAACAATGTTTTGCTGTAAGCGGTGATACAGACTTAATTATTTATGTACGAGCAGAAAATATGCAAAAAATAATGCAGCTATATGAAGCACTCAATGAAATTGAAGGCGTTACTAAAATTAAAACCCATGTGGTTATGAATGAATGGATTAATCGACTAGGAGCTTAG
- the yjeH gene encoding L-methionine/branched-chain amino acid transporter produces MNQLNNTITLPQGIGLLVTTMMGTGVFVLPQLTVQEAGFSALLAWLLLILAMLPVTWVFAELGKRFPHAGGPSHIVSKAFGETQGKIIGLLFLLLVPVGAPAAIEITIQFVHVLVPLSGVQTLIVELAFIAGLLLLNWQGVQASGRIQTVLTLTMLVVVLAISLKQFSGHTISPQTSVDFNQWPLIASAAGLAFWSFMGIETMSHLSAEFKNPKRDFGRALLLGVTVVGLIYLICTWIILQATPGSNALAMVDVFDQQFGQGGRWVIGILGVFSGAATVNVYTASTARLAFSLSEQGALPIYLSRLNQHGVPSNGLITTSILVALVLVLAQVIQIPFEALVRWTNGVFVLIYLFTMVAAYKLLQGKFKIIAIFGSVVCLLLGVSLGINMTYALALWASLILFYAIARAVLQRPRPTVF; encoded by the coding sequence ATGAACCAATTAAACAATACCATTACTTTACCACAAGGTATTGGTCTGTTAGTGACCACTATGATGGGCACTGGCGTTTTTGTATTACCACAACTTACTGTCCAAGAGGCAGGGTTTTCAGCTTTACTAGCATGGCTTCTCTTGATTCTGGCAATGCTACCAGTAACCTGGGTTTTTGCAGAACTGGGTAAACGCTTTCCTCATGCAGGCGGGCCATCTCATATTGTCTCTAAAGCATTTGGCGAAACCCAAGGCAAAATTATCGGTTTACTTTTTCTCCTGTTAGTCCCAGTGGGAGCACCAGCTGCTATTGAGATTACCATACAGTTCGTTCATGTACTGGTTCCATTAAGTGGAGTTCAAACCCTTATTGTTGAGCTAGCATTTATTGCTGGGCTACTGCTTCTCAACTGGCAAGGAGTACAAGCCTCTGGTCGTATACAAACCGTACTAACATTAACCATGCTAGTGGTTGTGTTGGCTATATCACTCAAACAGTTTTCAGGGCACACTATTTCACCGCAAACAAGCGTAGACTTTAACCAATGGCCATTAATAGCATCTGCAGCAGGCTTAGCCTTTTGGAGCTTTATGGGTATCGAGACCATGAGCCACCTATCAGCAGAATTTAAAAATCCTAAGCGGGACTTTGGTCGCGCACTGCTACTTGGAGTTACAGTAGTGGGGCTTATTTATTTAATTTGTACGTGGATAATCTTACAAGCTACACCTGGATCTAACGCTTTAGCGATGGTTGATGTTTTTGATCAACAGTTCGGCCAAGGTGGTCGCTGGGTTATAGGAATATTGGGCGTCTTCAGTGGTGCTGCAACAGTCAACGTATATACAGCAAGTACTGCACGGTTAGCATTCAGTTTGTCAGAACAAGGCGCTCTACCTATCTATCTGAGTAGACTTAATCAGCATGGCGTACCATCAAATGGACTAATAACCACCTCCATTTTAGTAGCCTTAGTTCTGGTTTTAGCTCAAGTTATTCAAATTCCTTTTGAAGCATTGGTTCGATGGACCAATGGTGTATTTGTTCTGATTTATTTATTCACTATGGTTGCTGCCTATAAATTACTGCAAGGAAAATTCAAAATCATAGCTATCTTTGGCTCAGTTGTTTGTTTATTGTTAGGCGTTTCACTTGGTATTAATATGACATATGCGCTGGCATTATGGGCATCACTCATACTGTTTTATGCTATTGCACGAGCAGTCTTACAGCGCCCAAGGCCAACTGTTTTTTAG